From the genome of Calliopsis andreniformis isolate RMS-2024a unplaced genomic scaffold, iyCalAndr_principal scaffold0022, whole genome shotgun sequence:
ATTGTCGATTCTAATTATATATGTTCTTACATTCGTGGCGAATTGTTGGAGACCTCCGATATTTATGGGTCCCTCTTCAGACGCGTACAGGTTGCACCCACCCACGCAGAGGTCGCTCGTAGGGCAGACCATCCCACAGGTAAGACCAAGAGGGTTGTCAGACAAAATCGCCTTCGCTGCACCATAGTAATTCTTATTCGATATGGAAGTAATAAAGGACTTGATGTCCAATTGAGTTGGACAGGATTTTTGGCAAGGTGCGTCCGTGCATTTTAAACAACGCGCCGCTTCCTTCAAAGCGCCGCGTTCGCTCAGCGTGGTGGGCTTAATATCGTCGAAATTTTTTGTCAAAGGTGGACATTTctgtaaaaattgagaatttttgTGTCAGAGATAAAATAGTGCAGTAAGTGCATCATttgtaccaggaataattatGTAACTCTATCATAATGCATTTCAAGTTATCTTTATCATAATCGTGAAccaaagaaataaaaatgataattttTCAATATGTCTTACGCTGCACTTTTCGTTGATATTCCTCTTCCATTTCTTCTTGTTCTCTTTCGTTTGCACTGAAGGAACGACACTGGCGAATGGTTTTACCTTCGGGTTCAGGCTCAGGAGATTCTGCAAGGAATTCGTTCTCGATATTAGAGCGTGCACAGTAGATCCTAGATGTAAATTACTTTGATACGCACTTCAATGTCGGGTAGATCTTTAGTGAGTATCGTAGTGGCTGCCATTTCTTCCTGGCACTTTAATTGTGCCTAATTTGGTGGCTCTTAATGATGAACAGTAGATACGTGTATCGTAAATGTTGTTTTGTATATCGTAAATGTTGTATGTCGGTAGCTGAAACAACTTACTCCGAGCTACCGTAGTGAACAACCTATCTGCTCGAACTATCTGCTCCAACTATCTGCAAACTAGTCACTGTTTGAACGTTGCACACTCATGTAGGGTCTCCTTGAGTGCTGCGATAAGTGGATATACAGCCAGTTGAAAAGATTCAGGAGGGGGAACGATAACCAGTGACTTCCCCACCATTCCTCCACAAAATGCTTTCTAATTTTGTTTTAGTATTTCTGTAGCATCTTTGCAGGTCACTTATCaattctgatctcaaacattctTCAGATTTTTTTGACTTTTTTTTCGCGTGTCACCTCTTGGGATTGGGACAATGACCGAAGTCTTAAGATTTGGAACAAATTGGATAGATGCTCCATTATTAAGTCTTCatttttttaagaaaataacaaaaataaccCGTATCAACATTTATGATcttttatatattaatattcttCAGTATCGCAAGATAGCGTGACTAACCATTTACGTTAGCGAATGTTATTCACGGGCAGAAAATTACCATCGAAAATAGGTCTTCTCTAATCTCTCGAGATGCTTTGCTTATGATTAATAAAAAGAGCCTGAACATAGGTCGATTGTCGTAATCAAGCCAGCTGAATTGAATGATTGATACTCTGTTATCTCGAGCTGTGCATGTATCAACAAAGGATCAGTTACTACTTGTAAGAATGCGAGGAATATTCGAACTTATCAGACCACTAAAAATGATTAAACTTCTGCAGATTAAATCAAGAACAGTATCTTGCCAAGTAGAATTCGCAACCAGCACTGAATTGCAATAGTATAAAATTAATGTTAGGAGATTCTACCCTCCATCGATCTGTTATCAAACGTTGAAATTATTCTCTGTAATGGAGCATAATTACAGCCCTCTGGTTCGTACCGAGTAACACTCAATTAAATAGAAAATGCAAAACGCGATTAGAGAGCACTGCACGGTTGTTCTATAATCTTGGGGTCCCTCGATTGAGATCTTGCAACCCTACAACAGAACTGAAATATCAGCTGATGTCCTATGGTATTTGACAAGTGTTCTATTCTCGTGGGCCCCCCAAGTTGAGTAAAATCGTTTGCCTAAGAGGATGGACGTATTCGTACCAGAGAAAACCAAGTTGAGGCAGTGCAAGCCCAACAGGCATTTAAATATTAGTCTATCGATGATTTATTATATGGGCATGTGGCCCAATAAGAGCAAGTATCGATATTTGTACTACTTATATACCCTTTGCAGTTTTATCTTTTTATTGGGAATTTTCCTTGTCTCTGAAATCGCGTACCTTATCATAAGCTGGGGGAACATGGAAAAAATAGTTGCAGGTGCAACTATTTTGATGACGAATGCCACTCACGCTTGCAAGGTTCGTATAATCTTATTCAGATTATGCACTTGAATCATGCGTCTAGATTTCTCTATCACTATGAATTTGGTGGCAGCATTAGAAAGTACAAATATACGTGCGATGGTGGTGTAATGGTTAGCATAGTTGCCTTCCAAGCAGTTGATCCGGGTTCGATTCCCGGCCATCGCACAACTttgttttttgttttatttttctatcgattaaaaaattaaaataaattacccAAGACCGTAATTATCATAATGATAAATCGATAGACTACTTTTTGAAGTATTCTTTACAATTTGTAATGGACGTAGGTGATTCTTATCCTTTGGCGGAAAAATCGAATTCAAGCTCTGATAGACGTGACCAAAAGTGAAATATTTAATCGAGATAATGGGAAATATGAACGCATCGTAACGCATTACACATGGCAAGGGATTTTTCACCATATCGCTTATCAAAGTTTCGGAGCAATGGCTGTATTCTGCTGGGGTATTACGCCAATTGCGAATATGCTCGCTGGAAAGTCGAAGCAATTGCCAATGGAAGGATGGTACCCTTACAATGTGACGACTTCACCGTCATATGAAATTACTTCGACCCATCAaactgtggctattataatctgTTGCTTCAACAACGTAGCGATAGATACTTTGATAACAGGCTTTATCACGATTGCTTGTTGCCAGCTAACACTCCTCAGTCGtaatattattgaaataaaCAGCAGAACAGATAAGCTACTGATTGTTTCCAAAGACGATATCGATGTCAGAAAGTCCGCTgtaaataattgcaagaaagCCTACGAAAATTTAAAGCTTTGCGTTCAGCACAGTAATATGATATTCGAGTGAGTCTCGAAGATATGGATTTGATATTTTCTATGGTTCGAATCTGTAGccgaattattaaatatttacagtTTCTCGAAAGAGATCCAGAATATATTCGGTACAGTGGTGTTCCTTCAATTTCTAGTAAACTGtattattatatgtttcataGCATTCAACATAGCACAGGTATATCGTGTACATtcgttttttttgtttttcccACCTATGATTATGTTTCATGATTACTGCTTCTACAGATGAAAATTTACATTCCGTCTGTTGTGTTTGGTATGACGATGTACATGTGCTGCATGACGtaccaaatattcatattttgttGGCATGGAAATGAATTATATCTTCATGTACGTAATTTCTATGAATGAAAAAATTGGTAAAAAATCGTGCTTGAAAGACTCGCAATTGCAGAGCGCAAGTGTAGTTTTGGCTACTTATTGGAGCGATTGGTGGAATGAATCTCAGAACTTTAAACGAGCTATACAAATTATAATGGTAAGAGCTCAAAAGCCTCTCATTCTAACTGCAGGAAATATAATGGAATTGTCTTTACAAACTTTTGTTCGAGTAAGTACATGCAGACTAAATACATGAGGATTTTCCTTATATCTATTAAcattattcttttagattttacgtATGTCCTACTCCATTTTCACTGTCTTGCAAACTTCTGCAAATACGTGAATCTTTTGTTAAGTGTAAAAAATTTGTTGtagaaaaatatatgaaaattcaattGTACATAAAATAATGTAAAACGTTTATTAATAACGTAGTATAGATGTAATATTTTCATtgattttttatcattatatagAATATATCAAAAATATAAACATGAACacgtatttcatattttaattgCACGATTTGAGTCTCTTGTTACGAGGCTTGACGGTCTTATCATTAAAGAGCTTCGACCATCACAGCTATTCCTTGACCTCCACCAATACAAGCAGAGCCAATACCCAATTTTGCTTTTCGCCTTCTGCAAAGGTAATACATTGCCAAAATTAGCATTCTAATTAGtattagaaaaagaaaaagatttgATTTATTGTCAATGTACCTGAGTTCGTGTACTAAATGTGTAGTAATCCTACTACCAGATGCAGCTATTGGATGTCCAAGGGCAATAGCTCCTCCATCCACGTTTAACTTGTTGATATCTAAATTAAGATCTTTAGCACACGCTAATGCCTGAGCACCGAACGCTTCGTTAATCTAGTGGAATAAGAAATATTAGATTGAGTTCATATCCAAACAAAATATCTGTTAAAAAAATTTACCTCAACAAGTTCGATATCGTCCATTTTTTTATTCGTAATTTTAAGAAGTTCTTTGATAGCTGGCGCAGGTCCAATTCCCATGATACTAGGGTCTACGCCGACGACAGTGTAGGCGACTAAACGTGCCAGCGGTGTAAGTCCTTCAGATTTAATAGCTTCTTCACTAGCTAAAATCACAGCTGCAGCGCCATCGCAAATACCCTGCAAAACGCAATGtacataaaatatgaaaagtgTAAATTCAGCACAGGAATTGAATTTGAATATGATTTCACATACAGATGCAGAACCTGCTGTAACTAAACCATCCTTCTTAAAAATAGAGGGTAACTTAGCTAAACTCTGAATAGTTGTTTGAGGACGTGGATGTTCATCTGCTGTCACAACAACTTCTTGTTTCTTAGTCTTCACGGTTACAGGTGCAAGTTCCTCCTTAAAACGGCCGGCATCATTGGCTGAGAAGTTTTAGCTACCTTTAGCTAGTTTTAGCTACCTTATCTAATTAATTAGTATATTAAATAGTAGCAAGCATTTACCAGCTTTCCATAAATGTTGACTCCGTAGAGCAAATTCATCTACTTCTTCCCTCTTCAAACCATACTGAGATCCAAGTTTTTCTGCAGTCACGCCCATAGGTAAATTGCAATAAGTATCAAGCAGTCCAAGCCACAGCGCATCCTCAAACTCATATTTCTGTCCTAATGTTGTACCAAAACGAACATTTCTTACAACAAAAGGAACTTGGCTCATATTCTCTGCCCCTCCTGTTACAACTATTTTAGATTCTCCTACTAAGATGCTCTAAATATTATGAACATTATTGttgtaatatttatactaaaaaaattatgtttaaattttttttattgtatataatcATAGAAAAAAGTATACCTGTGCACCATTAACTACTGCTTGAAATCCAGAACCACATAATCTATTTACTGAATAAGCTGGCTTCTCTAAAGGAATACCAGATTTTAATGCAGTATGACGTGCTAGGAAACCACCATCAGCAGATGATGTCTATAAAAGAATGACTGTGTATATTATTCAAAGACAAAATGATTGATTGTTTTAAAAAGTGATTTATAAAGTTGAGATTTAAATACATACAAGCAATACATGGCCAAAGACAACACTGTCCACTTGTTCAGGTTTTAAACCTGCTGATTGTAAAGCTGAAGTTGTAGCAACTATTGATAAAtcagttgcacttttattggtgAATATACCACCCATTGTACCAAATGGAGTACGCTTTGCAGCAACAATGAAAATACCTGTAAAAAAAGGTATGCTTACATaaattattttgcatatttaattaaaaaacaaatCAATTGTTTAATGCAATAATACtctaaatattattaaatatttgataACATAATTTTTATACTGTACATCATACTCAATGAATGCCAGTATCATGGGAGCAAAATCTGAGATCAAAGGTCAGAAAGACTTgcaaaattttatacaaaaataatacaataaatatatgatAAATATCTTAAAAGTAGAATTTCAAAGTAAAAAAGAATTtatatttattcaaatttattGATATTTTTTATATCTACAAAAAAGATAATAAGCAAACAATACAaagaattattcatgaaatttgTGAAAACAAAGTAGACTGCTGTCGTTTGTTTTCATATAGTAAATGTATAGTAATTTTACATA
Proteins encoded in this window:
- the LOC143186775 gene encoding odorant receptor 10, coding for MDVFVPEKTKLRQCKPNRHLNISLSMIYYMGMWPNKSKYRYLYYLYTLCSFIFLLGIFLVSEIAYLIISWGNMEKIVAGATILMTNATHACKVILILWRKNRIQALIDVTKSEIFNRDNGKYERIVTHYTWQGIFHHIAYQSFGAMAVFCWGITPIANMLAGKSKQLPMEGWYPYNVTTSPSYEITSTHQTVAIIICCFNNVAIDTLITGFITIACCQLTLLSRNIIEINSRTDKLLIVSKDDIDVRKSAVNNCKKAYENLKLCVQHSNMIFDFSKEIQNIFGTVVFLQFLVNCIIICFIAFNIAQMKIYIPSVVFGMTMYMCCMTYQIFIFCWHGNELYLHSASVVLATYWSDWWNESQNFKRAIQIIMVRAQKPLILTAGNIMELSLQTFVRILRMSYSIFTVLQTSANT
- the Yip2 gene encoding yippee interacting protein 2 gives rise to the protein MSIVTKGIFIVAAKRTPFGTMGGIFTNKSATDLSIVATTSALQSAGLKPEQVDSVVFGHVLLTSSADGGFLARHTALKSGIPLEKPAYSVNRLCGSGFQAVVNGAQSILVGESKIVVTGGAENMSQVPFVVRNVRFGTTLGQKYEFEDALWLGLLDTYCNLPMGVTAEKLGSQYGLKREEVDEFALRSQHLWKAANDAGRFKEELAPVTVKTKKQEVVVTADEHPRPQTTIQSLAKLPSIFKKDGLVTAGSASGICDGAAAVILASEEAIKSEGLTPLARLVAYTVVGVDPSIMGIGPAPAIKELLKITNKKMDDIELVEINEAFGAQALACAKDLNLDINKLNVDGGAIALGHPIAASGSRITTHLVHELRRRKAKLGIGSACIGGGQGIAVMVEAL